In one window of Microcoleus sp. FACHB-831 DNA:
- a CDS encoding MgtC/SapB family protein, translated as MPFPYSPPAYDWLSLIFRLCLALLFGAIVGLERQLKHKPAGLRTHMLVSFGAALFVLVPIELGATHQSAETADTISRVVQGIAAGVGFLGAGEIMRSPPQNRSTEEIHGLTSAAAIWVSAALGIAAGCGLWQLGLSGALLCLFVLRVVKKFEPHT; from the coding sequence TTGCCCTTCCCTTATTCCCCGCCTGCTTACGATTGGTTATCCCTAATATTCAGACTCTGCCTAGCGTTGCTGTTTGGGGCAATTGTCGGGCTTGAACGACAACTTAAGCACAAACCCGCTGGCTTAAGAACTCATATGCTGGTCAGCTTTGGTGCTGCGCTATTTGTTCTCGTGCCTATCGAATTAGGGGCAACCCATCAAAGTGCTGAGACTGCTGATACTATCAGCCGAGTGGTGCAGGGGATTGCCGCTGGCGTTGGGTTTTTGGGTGCTGGGGAAATTATGCGATCGCCCCCCCAGAACCGCAGTACCGAAGAAATTCACGGACTCACGTCTGCTGCCGCTATTTGGGTTTCTGCTGCTTTGGGGATTGCTGCTGGCTGTGGGTTGTGGCAGCTTGGATTAAGCGGGGCTTTGTTATGTTTGTTTGTTCTGCGCGTGGTTAAAAAATTTGAGCCTCATACCTAA
- a CDS encoding phosphatase PAP2 family protein: protein MEKPVLDTDDKIMPYSRQRIISTLLESMRVAFRHALSKRLLAVLLTIRAGGLLVAGLALWGFAQIADEVLEKESQAFDRAILLDLRRLHTPVLDRVMPSVTVLGEPVILLGVGLSLGIWLLMQRRREQALTLAIAAAGAGGLNYLLKELFRRSRPALWERIVDVNHYSFPSGHAMVSLVVYGAIGYLLAIHFRRWRLLIIASTILLVTAIGLSRLYLGVHWPTDVIAGYAAGIVWLMACILSLEIWQEHRRAHHTRTYASEEARQETNLHN from the coding sequence TTGGAAAAGCCTGTCTTAGACACGGACGATAAGATAATGCCTTACAGCCGCCAGCGAATTATCTCAACTTTGCTGGAGTCTATGCGAGTAGCTTTCCGACACGCCCTCTCCAAGCGGTTGTTGGCGGTGCTGTTGACAATTCGCGCGGGCGGATTGTTGGTAGCGGGGCTAGCGTTATGGGGATTTGCTCAAATTGCCGACGAAGTATTAGAAAAAGAAAGTCAAGCATTTGACAGGGCAATTTTACTCGATCTTAGGCGGCTTCATACGCCTGTTCTAGATCGAGTAATGCCCTCAGTCACAGTGTTAGGGGAGCCAGTCATATTGCTAGGGGTAGGATTGAGCTTGGGAATTTGGCTGTTAATGCAGCGGCGGCGCGAACAAGCACTTACGCTGGCGATCGCAGCCGCAGGCGCAGGCGGCTTAAACTATTTACTCAAAGAACTATTCCGTAGATCGCGACCAGCCTTGTGGGAACGTATCGTTGATGTCAACCATTACAGCTTCCCCAGCGGTCATGCAATGGTTTCCCTAGTCGTCTACGGCGCGATTGGCTATCTGTTGGCAATTCACTTTCGTCGTTGGCGGCTATTAATTATTGCCAGCACTATTTTATTAGTTACAGCTATCGGCCTGAGTCGGCTTTATCTGGGCGTCCACTGGCCAACAGATGTCATAGCTGGCTATGCTGCTGGAATAGTGTGGCTGATGGCCTGTATTCTCAGCCTGGAAATTTGGCAGGAACATCGCCGTGCCCATCACACCAGAACGTATGCATCTGAAGAAGCGCGTCAAGAAACAAACCTACATAATTAG